In Malus sylvestris chromosome 15, drMalSylv7.2, whole genome shotgun sequence, a single genomic region encodes these proteins:
- the LOC126604792 gene encoding laccase-11-like, producing the protein MASSCLRKRFLCTFVFVFCGFLGLITSPAEAAIKKYQFDVQVKNVSRLCHAKPIVTVNGGFPGPTIYVREGDRLQINVTNHAQYNMSIHWHGLKQYRNGWADGPAYVTQCPIQTGSSYTYDFNVTGQRGTLWWHAHILWLRATVYGAIVIMPKQGTPFPFPQPYRETEIILGEWWNVDVETFVNKANSLGLPPNSSDAHTINGKPGPLFPCSEKHTFAMEVEQGKTYLLRIINAALNDELFFGIAGHNLTVVEVDAVYTKPFTTQAILIAPGQTTNVLVKANQASGRYFMAARPFMDAPVPVDNKTATAILQYQGVLNTILPSLPQLPNPNDTSFALSFNKKLRSLNTPNFPANVPLKVDRKLFYTIGFGKESCPSCINGTRFVASLNNISFEMPQVGLLQAHYFNLKGVFKTDFPDRPSTPFNYTGAPLTANLGTSTGTRLSKIAFNSTVEIVLQDTNLLTVESHPFHLHGYNFFVVGTGIGNFDPAKDPAKYNLVDPVERNTVGVPTGGWTAIRFRADNPGVWFMHCHLELHTGWGLKMAFVVEDGPGLDLSVMPPPKDLPPC; encoded by the exons ATGGCTAGCAGCTGCCTCCGGAAAAGATTTTTATGCACGTTCGTGTTTGTCTTTTGCGGTTTTCTTGGCTTAATCACTTCTccagctgaagctgctattaaGAAATACCAGTTTGAT GTTCAAGTAAAGAATGTGAGCAGATTGTGCCATGCAAAACCGATTGTTACTGTAAATGGCGGATTTCCAGGGCCTACGATCTATGTCCGGGAAGGTGACAGACTTCAAATCAATGTCACAAACCATGCTCAATACAACATGTCAATTCACTG GCATGGATTGAAGCAGTACCGAAATGGTTGGGCAGATGGACCAGCTTATGTGACCCAATGTCCGATCCAAACCGGAAGTAGCTACACATACGACTTCAATGTGACAGGGCAAAGAGGAACTTTGTGGTGGCATGCACATATTCTTTGGCTAAGGGCTACTGTCTATGGAGCAATTGTGATCATGCCTAAACAAGGAACTCCATTCCCATTCCCACAGCCGTATAGGGAAACTGAGATTATACTTGGAGAATGGTGGAATGTGGATGTGGAAACCTTTGTCAACAAGGCAAACAGCTTGGGATTGCCACCAAACTCCTCAGATGCTCACACCATCAATGGCAAGCCAGGGCCATTGTTTCCTTGCTCTGAGAAAC ATACTTTTGCAATGGAGGTTGAGCAAGGGAAGACCTATCTCCTCAGAATCATCAACGCTGCTCTCAATGACGAACTTTTCTTCGGCATTGCTGGACACAACCTGACAGTGGTGGAGGTCGATGCAGTTTACACCAAACCCTTCACTACTCAAGCCATACTAATTGCACCAGGCCAGACCACAAACGTTTTGGTCAAAGCCAATCAAGCTTCAGGCAGATACTTCATGGCTGCTAGGCCTTTCATGGATGCTCCAGTTCCCGTAGACAACAAGACAGCCACTGCCATTCTCCAATACCAAGGAGTTCTGAACACCATCCTGCCAAGCCTTCCTCAATTGCCTAACCCTAACGACACCTCCTTCGCTTTAAGCTTCAACAAGAAGCTCAGAAGCCTAAACACTCCAAACTTTCCGGCCAATGTGCCTCTCAAAGTCGACCGGAAACTCTTCTACACCATTGGTTTCGGGAAAGAATCGTGCCCTAGTTGCATCAATGGAACACGATTTGTTGCTTCCTTGAACAACATCTCTTTCGAAATGCCTCAGGTCGGTCTTCTTCAAGCACATTACTTCAATCTCAAAGGGGTGTTCAAAACCGACTTCCCTGATAGGCCTTCAACTCCTTTCAACTACACTGGTGCACCACTCACAGCCAACCTTGGGACATCAACTGGAACTAGACTGAGCAAGATTGCGTTCAATTCGACGGTTGAGATTGTTTTGCAAGACACAAATCTCCTAACAGTGGAGTCGCATCCGTTCCATCTCCACGGATACAACTTCTTTGTTGTTGGAACTGGGATTGGGAACTTTGATCCTGCCAAGGACCCTGCTAAGTACAACTTAGTTGATCCTGTTGAGAGAAATACAGTCGGTGTTCCCACAGGTGGTTGGACTGCCATTCGGTTTAGAGCTGATAATCCAG gtgtttggttCATGCACtgtcatttggagcttcatacCGGGTGGGGATTGAAGATGGCATTTGTTGTAGAAGATGGACCGGGATTAGATCTATCGGTCATGCCTCCGCCTAAGGATCTTCCACCGTGCTGA